One Salinimonas marina DNA segment encodes these proteins:
- a CDS encoding OsmC family protein: MKATVSWDQKLSFTGVTESGYKTVMDGNGKAISPMESVLLSAGACSSIDVVEILKKGRHLVSHCECELEAQRAEQPPKVFTAIHAHYTVKGSQLSEKAVARAVELSAQKYCSVMLMLKDSVEITTSFSLIDDE; encoded by the coding sequence ATGAAAGCAACCGTATCCTGGGATCAAAAACTCAGCTTCACCGGCGTCACCGAGTCTGGCTACAAAACGGTTATGGACGGTAACGGCAAAGCCATCTCCCCCATGGAGTCAGTGTTACTTTCGGCCGGGGCCTGCTCCAGTATTGATGTGGTCGAAATTCTCAAAAAAGGACGACACCTAGTCTCTCACTGTGAATGTGAACTTGAAGCACAGCGGGCCGAACAGCCGCCCAAAGTCTTTACCGCCATTCATGCTCATTATACCGTTAAAGGCTCGCAGCTCAGTGAGAAAGCCGTAGCACGTGCGGTGGAGTTATCGGCGCAAAAGTATTGCTCGGTAATGCTGATGCTTAAAGACAGCGTAGAAATCACCACCAGCTTTTCCTTGATTGACGACGAATAA
- the fur gene encoding ferric iron uptake transcriptional regulator, whose protein sequence is MDQNKELKKAGLKVTLPRLKILQILQEPKNQHISAEDVYKILIDQGEEIGLATVYRVLNQFDDAGILNRHHFEGGKSVFEMSHKDHHDHLVCLKCGKVIEFEDDMIERRQLEIATENKMKLTHHSLYLYGECTDGDCDNLD, encoded by the coding sequence ATGGATCAAAATAAAGAGTTAAAAAAGGCTGGCCTAAAAGTCACCTTGCCGCGCCTGAAAATACTGCAAATATTGCAGGAGCCAAAGAATCAGCATATCAGTGCTGAGGATGTCTACAAGATTCTTATTGATCAGGGCGAGGAAATTGGGCTGGCAACGGTTTACCGGGTTCTGAACCAATTTGACGATGCTGGCATTCTCAATCGTCACCATTTTGAAGGTGGCAAATCCGTTTTTGAGATGAGTCACAAGGACCATCATGACCACCTGGTCTGTCTTAAGTGTGGCAAGGTCATAGAGTTTGAAGACGACATGATTGAACGTCGCCAGCTTGAAATTGCGACTGAAAACAAGATGAAACTCACGCATCACAGCCTGTATTTATACGGTGAGTGTACTGACGGTGACTGCGACAACCTGGACTGA
- a CDS encoding 5-oxoprolinase subunit C family protein: MSNVTVTIKDAGMLALVVDAGRSLSMQEVGFCVSGAADIRSYHLVNWLCGDPRHSATFEVIGTFCFSVSDACTIAVGGPQLDLQINNTAATPWQTQQLNAGDTVTVTPARLGTRSYIGIAGKWALPFVGESQSIVVREQAGGLGNEGRPLKVNDEIVVDTLAAATHTDRHLAAEEIPDYSLDTPLDMIPGYQAHTFEGWQLPLFLDSEYEVTNQIDRMGYRLKGQPIEPQISTMHSEGINFGAIQLPPDGQPIVMMSDRQTLGGYPKIGCVAEYDIYRLAQAVPGDMVTFARIDIDNARAKWLLRNRLDRQLFEGEQQL, encoded by the coding sequence ATGAGTAATGTAACCGTCACCATTAAAGATGCCGGAATGCTGGCGCTGGTGGTCGATGCCGGCCGTAGTCTGAGCATGCAGGAGGTCGGGTTTTGTGTGTCCGGGGCAGCGGATATTCGTAGCTATCATCTGGTTAACTGGTTATGTGGCGATCCGCGTCACAGTGCTACTTTTGAGGTTATCGGCACTTTCTGTTTCAGTGTCAGTGACGCCTGCACCATCGCGGTGGGCGGTCCCCAGCTTGATTTGCAGATAAACAATACCGCGGCTACGCCCTGGCAGACCCAACAGCTCAATGCCGGCGATACTGTCACGGTAACGCCGGCGCGGTTGGGCACCCGTAGCTATATCGGTATTGCCGGCAAGTGGGCGCTGCCGTTTGTAGGCGAAAGCCAGTCTATCGTGGTTCGTGAACAAGCTGGTGGGTTGGGTAATGAAGGCAGGCCGCTGAAAGTAAATGATGAAATTGTGGTCGACACCCTGGCCGCCGCCACCCACACCGATCGACATTTAGCAGCCGAAGAAATTCCGGATTACAGCCTGGATACGCCACTGGATATGATTCCCGGCTATCAGGCCCACACCTTTGAAGGCTGGCAATTACCCCTGTTTCTTGACAGTGAATATGAAGTAACCAATCAAATAGATCGGATGGGATATCGCCTCAAGGGGCAGCCAATTGAGCCGCAAATCAGTACAATGCATTCTGAAGGCATCAATTTTGGGGCTATTCAATTGCCGCCGGATGGCCAGCCCATTGTGATGATGTCAGACCGGCAGACATTAGGCGGGTATCCGAAAATCGGGTGCGTTGCCGAGTATGATATTTATCGTCTGGCCCAGGCTGTTCCCGGTGATATGGTTACCTTTGCCAGGATTGATATCGACAATGCCCGGGCCAAATGGTTACTGAGGAATCGTCTGGACAGACAGTTATTTGAAGGTGAACAGCAGTTATGA
- a CDS encoding HAMP domain-containing methyl-accepting chemotaxis protein: MRLTVVKKIIIGFAIFWLLLLIIGVLSFFGLTEIRQAAVSVVEEKMPLQIQMMEIKSETLTLATIVANGFHKTEPAALTRNANEFSALSTKFNAQLTQLEQRTVNSVRQQTIEQAIAQSQQFIEAASLMYQALQQKLQLQKQRTARYTEVLNSADEASALMLDLSYLDNNAPGLETLIGAGTNIDNKLLTLNQALADLIQADQRSATSAVIEDLNYQFSNLTVDKDFLNRLAETIDNDGTVKAFNEEFEKLTDAVNSPETGLIALHLAVQQAAEQSIEYHNEADRALGQALAATNTLFEAVSKATIEGQHSIVETVQESLLETLVVTAVGLVAAFILGTMATRSIARPLTQINHGLDALAQGDLTTSLNEKGNDEFSVLAHKVNMLIQSLRELIGNIHTQETQLVAISKDSVAMGEQSLKDVDEQREQVTRTAENTQNVQHTSRSNLTQIKRSSTSLQTITRQSEAISSLVEQCRRQSNEQAAQADESARTIARLDENSRNIGSILDVIKTIAEQTNLLALNAAIEAARAGEQGRGFAVVADEVRTLANRTQHSTEEIERMISSLQQDASSAVTAITAGREQARAGVDVIEQVKQQVAQISEIIGQLGQINEHIVADTQQQDSLLAEVASSLETIVQLADSSAHSTHQANDAVMQLDSQMDSLRKAVERFRL, translated from the coding sequence GTGCGGCTCACAGTTGTCAAAAAAATAATAATAGGGTTTGCCATATTCTGGCTATTGTTGTTAATTATTGGGGTGTTATCGTTTTTTGGATTAACCGAAATAAGACAGGCGGCGGTCTCGGTGGTAGAAGAAAAAATGCCACTGCAAATTCAGATGATGGAAATAAAATCCGAAACACTGACCTTAGCTACTATCGTTGCCAATGGCTTTCATAAAACCGAGCCCGCCGCACTTACCCGTAATGCGAATGAATTCAGTGCGTTGAGCACTAAATTTAATGCGCAACTTACTCAACTTGAACAACGCACGGTCAACAGCGTACGGCAGCAGACGATTGAGCAGGCCATCGCTCAGTCACAACAGTTCATAGAGGCTGCAAGCCTCATGTATCAGGCGCTGCAACAAAAATTACAGCTACAAAAGCAACGAACCGCCAGGTATACCGAAGTACTCAATAGCGCGGATGAAGCCAGCGCGTTGATGCTGGACTTAAGTTATCTTGATAACAATGCGCCAGGATTAGAGACGCTGATCGGCGCAGGAACCAATATTGATAACAAGCTTCTGACTCTCAATCAGGCTCTGGCCGATTTAATTCAGGCCGACCAGCGCAGCGCCACTTCGGCGGTGATTGAAGATCTGAATTATCAATTTAGCAATCTTACTGTCGATAAGGACTTTTTAAACCGGTTAGCCGAGACCATCGACAATGACGGTACGGTCAAGGCGTTTAACGAAGAATTTGAAAAGCTTACCGACGCGGTCAACTCACCGGAAACCGGCTTGATCGCATTGCATCTTGCGGTCCAGCAGGCCGCCGAACAAAGTATCGAATATCACAATGAAGCCGATAGAGCGCTGGGTCAGGCATTAGCTGCCACCAATACGCTGTTTGAAGCAGTGAGTAAAGCCACTATTGAAGGTCAGCATAGTATTGTAGAAACCGTTCAGGAAAGCCTGCTGGAAACGCTGGTCGTTACCGCGGTGGGACTGGTGGCAGCGTTTATTCTGGGCACCATGGCCACCCGCAGTATTGCCCGTCCGCTGACCCAAATCAACCACGGCCTGGATGCACTGGCGCAGGGCGATTTAACCACCTCCCTGAACGAGAAAGGCAATGACGAATTTTCAGTGTTGGCGCACAAAGTCAATATGCTGATCCAGAGCTTGCGGGAGTTGATTGGGAATATTCACACTCAGGAAACCCAGCTGGTGGCGATTTCAAAAGATAGCGTGGCGATGGGTGAGCAGAGCCTGAAAGATGTTGATGAACAACGCGAACAGGTCACCCGTACCGCAGAAAATACGCAAAATGTGCAGCACACCAGTCGCAGTAATCTGACGCAGATAAAACGCTCCAGCACCTCACTACAAACCATTACCCGCCAGAGTGAGGCGATTTCTTCGCTGGTGGAACAATGTCGAAGACAAAGCAATGAACAGGCTGCTCAGGCAGATGAATCGGCCCGAACCATTGCCCGGCTGGATGAAAACAGTCGAAACATTGGTAGTATTCTGGATGTGATTAAAACCATTGCTGAGCAAACTAATTTATTGGCATTGAATGCGGCCATTGAGGCGGCGCGTGCCGGTGAACAGGGACGCGGTTTTGCGGTGGTAGCGGATGAGGTGAGAACCTTAGCCAATCGGACCCAACACTCCACCGAAGAAATAGAACGCATGATCAGCAGTCTGCAACAGGATGCCAGTAGCGCGGTAACCGCGATTACTGCAGGTCGGGAGCAAGCCCGGGCAGGGGTGGATGTTATCGAGCAGGTTAAGCAACAGGTGGCTCAAATCAGTGAGATTATCGGGCAACTAGGCCAGATAAATGAACATATAGTCGCAGATACCCAGCAGCAGGATAGCTTGTTGGCCGAGGTCGCCAGCAGTCTTGAAACCATTGTGCAACTGGCCGATTCCAGTGCCCATAGCACTCACCAGGCAAATGATGCAGTGATGCAGCTTGATAGTCAGATGGATAGCCTGAGAAAAGCCGTAGAGCGATTCAGACTGTAA
- the fldA gene encoding flavodoxin FldA, with amino-acid sequence MATVGLFFGSDTGNTEHVAKMIQKELGKHLIDVFDIAKSSKEAIAEYDLLIFGIPTWYYGEAQCDWDDFFPDLEELEFEDKLVAIFGCGDQEDYAEYFLDAMGMIRDIVEPKGAILVGQWPTAGYEFEASKGMADDDHFVGLGIDEDRQPELTEERVKAWCKQLYDELCLAELA; translated from the coding sequence ATGGCAACTGTTGGCCTATTTTTCGGAAGCGATACTGGTAACACAGAACATGTCGCGAAGATGATTCAAAAAGAATTAGGAAAGCATCTTATTGATGTTTTCGATATTGCAAAAAGTAGCAAAGAAGCCATTGCAGAATACGATCTGCTGATTTTTGGTATTCCGACCTGGTATTACGGCGAAGCCCAATGTGACTGGGATGACTTCTTCCCGGACCTTGAAGAGCTCGAGTTTGAAGACAAACTGGTGGCTATTTTTGGTTGTGGTGATCAGGAAGATTATGCCGAATATTTTTTGGATGCGATGGGCATGATTCGCGATATCGTTGAACCCAAAGGTGCCATCCTGGTAGGTCAGTGGCCTACCGCGGGCTATGAATTTGAAGCCTCTAAAGGAATGGCAGATGATGACCATTTTGTCGGTCTGGGGATTGACGAAGACCGTCAACCTGAATTGACCGAAGAACGGGTTAAAGCTTGGTGTAAGCAGTTATACGATGAACTGTGTCTGGCTGAACTGGCTTAA
- a CDS encoding electron transfer flavoprotein-ubiquinone oxidoreductase, with protein MERESMDFDVVIVGAGPSGLAAACRLMQLANEASQELMVCVVEKGSEVGAHILSGAVFEPRALEELFPDYKEKGAPLSTPVTEDEIYLLKDESSARQLPAWMTPKTMHNKGNYITSMGNMCRWLAERAEELGVEIFPGFPATDILYNDDGSVAGVVTGDMGVSAAGEHKDGYMPGMELRAKYTLFAEGSRGHLGKTLNEKFELDKDASEQHYALGFKEIWDIDPELHQPGKVIHTAGWPLDEATGGSYLYHAEDNQVLVGLIVDLNYDNPYLSPFDEFQRLKHHPVFSQYLKNGKRVSYGARAITKGGFNSLPKMHFPGGLLVGCDAGTLNFAKIKGNHTAMKSGMLAAETVFDAIKNNSESNNLSAFAENLKNSWLYDELYKSRNFGPAIHKYGNFWGGAFNTLEQNFFGGNLMGVTLKDNTPDHAQLKTADQAVKIDYPKPDGQLSFDKPSSVYLSNTNHEEDQPCHLQLIDKDIPIKVNLPKYAEPAQRYCPAGVYEVVEQDGEQVFQINAQNCIHCKTCDIKDPSQNIRWVTPEGTGGPNYPNM; from the coding sequence ATGGAACGTGAATCAATGGATTTTGATGTTGTCATTGTTGGCGCTGGTCCAAGTGGTCTGGCTGCTGCGTGTCGGCTGATGCAGCTGGCAAACGAAGCCAGCCAGGAACTTATGGTCTGCGTAGTAGAAAAAGGCTCAGAAGTAGGCGCGCACATTTTATCGGGTGCAGTTTTTGAACCCCGCGCCCTTGAAGAGCTCTTCCCAGACTATAAAGAAAAAGGGGCACCCCTATCGACGCCGGTGACCGAAGATGAAATTTATTTGTTAAAAGACGAATCTTCAGCCCGCCAGCTGCCTGCCTGGATGACCCCGAAAACCATGCATAATAAAGGTAACTATATTACCTCCATGGGTAATATGTGCCGCTGGCTGGCCGAACGTGCAGAAGAGCTGGGCGTTGAAATTTTTCCGGGCTTCCCGGCCACCGACATTCTTTACAATGATGATGGGAGTGTGGCCGGGGTGGTCACCGGAGACATGGGCGTCAGTGCCGCCGGTGAACACAAAGACGGCTATATGCCGGGCATGGAGTTGCGTGCCAAATATACCTTATTTGCCGAAGGCTCCCGAGGCCACCTGGGTAAAACCTTAAATGAAAAGTTTGAGCTGGATAAAGACGCCAGTGAACAACATTATGCATTAGGCTTTAAAGAAATCTGGGATATCGACCCCGAATTGCACCAACCTGGTAAGGTCATTCATACCGCAGGCTGGCCTCTGGATGAGGCCACAGGGGGTAGTTATTTGTATCACGCCGAAGATAATCAGGTATTAGTGGGTCTTATTGTCGATTTAAATTATGACAATCCTTACCTGAGTCCTTTTGATGAATTTCAGCGCTTGAAACATCACCCGGTTTTTAGTCAGTATCTCAAAAATGGTAAACGGGTTTCATATGGCGCCAGAGCCATTACTAAGGGCGGCTTTAACTCCCTGCCTAAAATGCACTTCCCGGGTGGCTTATTAGTCGGTTGCGACGCCGGCACCCTGAACTTTGCTAAAATTAAAGGTAATCATACCGCTATGAAGTCGGGCATGCTGGCGGCAGAAACCGTTTTTGATGCTATTAAAAACAACAGTGAATCAAATAACCTAAGCGCTTTTGCAGAAAATCTTAAAAACTCCTGGTTATATGATGAGCTGTATAAGTCACGCAACTTTGGTCCGGCCATCCATAAATATGGCAATTTCTGGGGTGGTGCATTTAATACCCTGGAGCAAAACTTTTTTGGCGGCAATTTAATGGGGGTCACATTAAAAGATAACACCCCAGACCATGCGCAGCTAAAAACCGCCGATCAGGCAGTGAAGATTGATTATCCCAAACCGGATGGACAATTAAGTTTTGACAAGCCCTCCTCGGTGTATTTATCCAATACCAACCATGAAGAAGATCAGCCTTGTCATTTGCAGTTGATTGATAAAGACATCCCGATAAAGGTCAACCTACCTAAGTATGCAGAACCCGCTCAACGCTACTGTCCTGCCGGGGTTTATGAGGTGGTGGAGCAAGACGGGGAGCAGGTATTTCAAATAAATGCTCAAAATTGCATTCATTGTAAAACCTGCGATATCAAAGATCCTTCACAGAATATTCGCTGGGTTACCCCAGAAGGAACGGGCGGGCCTAATTACCCGAATATGTAA
- a CDS encoding aminotransferase class IV codes for MTTAFLNNAYMPLEQASISPMDRGFLFGDGIYEVIPTHYGKPIGLQAHLSRMSDGLAELQIDNPYSAQQWQTLIDTLIQRNRSELGSDYIGVYLQITRGTVMSRQHAYPQDITPTVFGYGFTLAAPPATTPEQVTTLDVALLKDRRWERCHIKSTSLLGNVMHFEQGKAQGKQEAILLNAHDEVTEASSCNVFVVWQGDIYTPPLDYQLLPGITRKLVIESLAKEGIAVYEQVISKTMLLQAQEVWLTSSSKEITPVTHIDEQTIGEGQAGPVWEAALAAFNKHKFTL; via the coding sequence ATGACAACAGCGTTTTTAAACAACGCGTACATGCCATTAGAACAGGCATCCATTTCACCGATGGACCGGGGATTCTTATTTGGTGATGGTATTTATGAGGTTATCCCAACGCACTATGGCAAGCCCATTGGGTTGCAGGCACATTTATCGCGCATGAGTGATGGTTTGGCTGAGTTACAAATCGATAATCCCTATAGTGCCCAACAGTGGCAGACGCTGATTGATACGCTGATACAGCGTAACCGCAGCGAACTGGGCAGCGATTACATCGGCGTGTATTTGCAGATAACCCGGGGTACCGTGATGAGCCGGCAGCATGCGTATCCGCAAGACATTACGCCCACCGTCTTTGGCTATGGATTTACCCTGGCGGCGCCACCGGCGACCACGCCTGAGCAGGTTACCACCCTGGATGTGGCGTTATTAAAAGACCGGCGCTGGGAACGCTGCCACATCAAGTCAACCTCGCTGCTGGGTAATGTCATGCATTTTGAGCAGGGCAAAGCACAGGGCAAGCAGGAAGCTATTTTGCTAAATGCGCATGATGAGGTCACCGAAGCCAGTTCGTGCAATGTTTTTGTGGTCTGGCAGGGTGATATTTATACCCCGCCGCTGGATTATCAGTTGTTACCGGGTATAACCCGCAAGCTGGTCATTGAAAGCCTGGCTAAAGAAGGCATTGCGGTGTACGAGCAGGTAATCAGCAAAACCATGTTACTGCAGGCCCAGGAAGTGTGGCTGACCAGCTCCAGTAAGGAAATCACCCCGGTTACTCACATCGACGAGCAAACCATCGGGGAGGGGCAGGCAGGCCCGGTGTGGGAAGCAGCCTTGGCAGCATTTAACAAGCACAAGTTTACGCTATAA
- a CDS encoding DUF2788 domain-containing protein — protein MPANSYEIFESVSIYIGLGGLFILMGLAVHDVLKKNDVPIIGKVVVYGVLGAGALGFLAKGLIEVFWLGTGV, from the coding sequence ATGCCCGCTAACAGTTACGAGATATTTGAATCTGTTTCGATATACATCGGCCTGGGAGGCTTGTTTATCTTAATGGGTTTAGCCGTGCACGACGTATTAAAAAAAAACGATGTGCCGATTATTGGTAAGGTTGTGGTCTACGGCGTGTTAGGTGCAGGCGCACTTGGTTTTTTAGCAAAAGGCCTGATTGAGGTATTCTGGTTAGGCACCGGCGTGTAA
- a CDS encoding CvfB family protein gives MIQVGKINELLVSGQFPFGFQLRDPQAEDQFDEETVTLLSSDAPADTTPGQTLEVFVLPDETGALIAKTTPPAILVGQTKVLRAVNATHFGAFFDWGLDKDLLVPTQYQEASIDPGRYYVVHAFYDKKTNRILGATRLHYFLEEHNDDLTEKQQVSAVVYAKTDLGFKVMVAERFTGVIFHSDAFKPLKIGEQVDAVVKEIRPDGKLNIALQRTDKVGRSTLEEAIIEDLEAHGGVSTLTDKSAPDEIYSRFQVSKAAYKKALGALYKQRKIVIDKQAVRLCSNKG, from the coding sequence ATGATACAGGTTGGCAAAATAAACGAGCTGCTGGTAAGCGGCCAATTCCCATTTGGTTTTCAGCTGCGCGATCCACAGGCTGAAGATCAGTTTGATGAAGAAACCGTGACCTTGCTAAGCAGCGATGCACCGGCAGACACCACACCCGGTCAGACCCTTGAGGTGTTTGTCCTGCCCGACGAAACCGGGGCGTTGATTGCCAAAACCACGCCCCCGGCTATCTTGGTGGGCCAAACCAAAGTACTCAGAGCAGTGAATGCAACCCATTTCGGGGCGTTTTTTGACTGGGGTTTGGACAAAGACTTGCTGGTGCCTACCCAGTATCAGGAAGCGTCAATAGATCCGGGCCGGTATTATGTGGTCCATGCTTTTTATGACAAAAAGACCAACCGCATTCTGGGCGCTACCCGCCTGCATTATTTTCTGGAAGAACATAACGACGACCTCACCGAAAAACAACAGGTCAGTGCCGTGGTTTATGCTAAAACCGATCTGGGCTTTAAGGTCATGGTTGCAGAGCGTTTCACCGGCGTCATTTTTCATTCCGATGCGTTCAAGCCGCTTAAAATCGGTGAGCAGGTAGACGCCGTCGTTAAAGAAATCCGCCCTGATGGTAAGCTCAATATCGCTTTGCAACGCACCGACAAAGTAGGTCGCAGCACCCTCGAGGAAGCTATTATTGAAGACCTTGAGGCACATGGTGGGGTATCGACCTTAACGGATAAAAGTGCCCCCGATGAAATCTATTCACGGTTTCAGGTCAGTAAAGCGGCGTATAAAAAAGCCCTGGGAGCGTTGTACAAACAGCGCAAAATTGTCATTGATAAACAGGCTGTTCGCCTGTGCAGTAATAAAGGATAA
- a CDS encoding alpha/beta fold hydrolase: MSIKLHYETTENESSASWLVLIHGLFGSLDNLAGIKRHFSQHYNILSIDLPDHGQSQHFESFDLIQTAHEIDAVLKHIGADEYHLLGHSLGGKAAMLCALHYPDKIASLMVADIAPVDYPARHDAIINGLEAVDLATLDNRKDADKQLSEHVSEPGVRQFLLKSLYQNDQQQWQWRFNLAGLTAAYDEIRSWPSVKMQFTRPTLFIKGGKSDYIQTAHQDAIAALFPAARAHVIQGVGHWLHAEKPAAFNAVVENFLKQQSTN, from the coding sequence ATGAGCATTAAGTTACATTACGAAACCACCGAAAACGAATCTTCTGCTTCATGGCTGGTTTTGATTCATGGTTTATTTGGCAGCCTTGATAATCTGGCCGGAATTAAACGCCACTTTAGTCAGCACTATAATATTCTTAGTATCGACTTGCCTGATCATGGACAGTCACAGCATTTTGAATCTTTTGACCTGATTCAGACCGCCCATGAAATTGATGCGGTGTTAAAGCATATTGGCGCTGATGAATATCATCTGCTTGGGCATTCGCTGGGTGGAAAAGCCGCGATGTTGTGTGCATTGCATTATCCGGACAAAATTGCCAGCCTGATGGTTGCGGATATTGCGCCAGTGGATTATCCGGCCCGCCATGATGCCATTATTAACGGGCTTGAAGCCGTAGACCTGGCAACACTGGACAACCGCAAAGATGCTGATAAACAACTCAGCGAACATGTTAGCGAGCCGGGTGTCCGACAATTTCTGCTAAAAAGTTTGTATCAGAACGACCAGCAGCAGTGGCAATGGCGCTTTAATTTAGCCGGCTTAACCGCCGCCTATGATGAGATTCGTTCATGGCCGTCCGTGAAGATGCAGTTCACCCGTCCCACCCTGTTTATTAAAGGCGGTAAATCGGATTATATTCAGACTGCTCATCAAGATGCGATAGCCGCATTGTTTCCAGCTGCCAGAGCCCATGTCATTCAGGGTGTGGGGCATTGGCTGCATGCCGAAAAACCGGCCGCGTTTAATGCGGTTGTAGAGAATTTTTTAAAGCAGCAGAGCACAAATTAA
- the pxpB gene encoding 5-oxoprolinase subunit PxpB, whose amino-acid sequence MEAFGSIKRIEPAGIDGLIVYFEQDTLSKTNQAVQAMKHALKTSHAQWLNAVIPGYDSLLVLFDLQQADVHTVYQALRAAKPKPVSVEQTQHFELPVWYQAPEANDFDSVSEHTGLRPDEIIRLHTQSEFQVFTIGFSPGFAYMGELPEALSCPRLSTPRSKVPKGAVAIADQQTAVYPSVSPGGWHLLGLCPTLLFNLDWEQPVKLQPGDTVRFYAIDEQQYRAMCNE is encoded by the coding sequence ATGGAAGCGTTTGGCAGTATAAAACGTATCGAACCGGCCGGTATCGACGGGCTGATTGTTTATTTTGAGCAAGACACCCTGAGCAAAACCAACCAGGCGGTTCAGGCAATGAAACACGCCTTGAAAACCAGCCATGCACAATGGCTGAATGCGGTTATTCCAGGCTATGATTCTTTGTTGGTGTTATTCGACTTACAGCAAGCTGATGTTCACACGGTATACCAGGCGCTTCGTGCGGCCAAACCAAAACCGGTAAGCGTGGAACAAACACAGCATTTTGAGCTTCCAGTATGGTATCAGGCCCCCGAAGCCAATGATTTTGACTCGGTAAGTGAACATACCGGGCTGCGCCCGGATGAAATTATTCGTCTGCATACGCAGTCTGAGTTTCAGGTTTTTACCATTGGTTTTTCCCCCGGATTTGCTTACATGGGCGAGCTGCCAGAAGCGTTGAGCTGTCCGCGTTTATCTACCCCTCGTAGCAAGGTCCCTAAAGGGGCGGTAGCCATTGCCGATCAGCAAACTGCAGTATATCCCAGTGTCTCGCCGGGTGGCTGGCACTTGCTTGGGCTGTGCCCGACCTTGCTGTTCAACCTTGATTGGGAGCAGCCTGTGAAATTGCAACCAGGCGATACCGTGCGTTTTTACGCCATAGATGAACAGCAATACAGGGCGATGTGTAATGAGTAA
- a CDS encoding H-NS histone family protein: MSEFLDILTHGRRLQGAVKELSLSELETVQDKLGNIIEKRREKAAEDEKKEQEKLEKIAQIHQQMQEAGLDVNDLEAGQVPKTQTRKTGKKRPVKYSLTDADGQEHKWTGIGRMPKVFKEAIENGKDLQSFSI, encoded by the coding sequence ATGAGCGAATTTTTAGATATTTTAACCCATGGAAGACGTTTACAGGGAGCAGTAAAGGAATTGTCTTTGTCTGAACTTGAAACGGTTCAGGACAAGCTTGGTAACATCATTGAAAAGCGTCGGGAAAAAGCCGCCGAAGATGAGAAAAAAGAGCAAGAAAAATTAGAGAAGATCGCGCAGATCCATCAGCAAATGCAAGAAGCAGGGTTGGATGTTAACGATTTAGAAGCGGGTCAGGTACCAAAAACCCAGACGCGCAAAACAGGCAAGAAAAGGCCCGTTAAGTATTCACTGACCGATGCTGATGGCCAGGAACATAAATGGACCGGTATTGGCCGTATGCCAAAAGTGTTTAAAGAAGCCATCGAAAACGGAAAAGACTTGCAGAGCTTTTCAATTTAA